A part of Antechinus flavipes isolate AdamAnt ecotype Samford, QLD, Australia chromosome 6, AdamAnt_v2, whole genome shotgun sequence genomic DNA contains:
- the WBP1 gene encoding WW domain-binding protein 1, which translates to MERAGPWNGSHETWGALRVRQLRELCPGVNNQPYVCESGHCCGETGCCTYYYELWWFWLLWTILILFSCCCAFRHRRAKLRLQQQQRQREINLLAYHGAYHGGGPGSGGSVLDLRLLTSFKLPAYEDVARRPGTPPPPYSVAPGPPSPSSSDCTSCSCASSCPPSPPGPTGASSRTHPQGGEWESGAGVAAQGQPGDMGEGESPASPNRSCRHRRLTGDSGIELCPGTCHGLVDQEPAKLGWAGPLPLQESSVSSLSSTPVDPVPCEFPVSEGPGPRQSCAL; encoded by the exons CTTAGAGAGCTGTGCCCGGGAGTGAACAATCAGCCCTATGTCTGTGAGAGTGGCCACTGTTGTGGAGAGACTGGCTGCTGCACCTACTACTATGAGCTCTGGT GGTTCTGGCTGCTTTGGACCATCCTCATCCTCTTTAGTTGCTGCTGTGCCTTCCGCCATCGTAGAGCCAAGCTCCgcctgcagcagcagcagcgacaACGAGAGATCAACCTGTTAGCTTATCATGGAGCCTACCATGGAGGTGGCCCTGGCTCAGGGGGCTCCGTGCTTGACTTAC GCCTTCTCACCTCCTTCAAGCTTCCTGCTTATGAGGATGTAGCTCGCCGCCCTGGAACCCCACCACCCCCATATAGTGTGGCCCCTGGACCCCCATCACCCAGCTCCAGTGACTGCACCAGCTGTTCCTGTGCCTCCAgctgccccccctccccacctgGTCCCACAGGGGCCTCTTCCAGGACCCACCCACAAGGGGGAGAATGGGAGAGTGGGGCTGGGGTGGCTGCCCAAGGTCAGCCTGGGgatatgggggaaggggaaagccCAGCATCCCCAAATCGGTCCTGCCGCCACCGCAGGCTGACAGGGGATTCAGGAATTGAGTTGTGTCCTGGGACCTGCCATGGTCTGGTTGACCAGGAACCTGCCAAACTCGGGTGGGCAGGGCCACTCCCACTCCAGGAGAGCAGTGTCTCTTCCCTAAGTTCAACCCCTGTTGATCCTGTTCCCTGTGAATTCCCAGTCTCTGAAGGGCCTGGGCCCAGGCAGAGCTGTGCTCTGTGA
- the CCDC142 gene encoding coiled-coil domain-containing protein 142: MSRTSRSGGFLPPLWPAPPGEPGGVWQDSKFEPGPLWPPRSQPWWTRALKGQDGTVREGEEADWSGRGARRSSFSGPGLPVALQRLRAVLLRLQREREELLVARDCARSLQNVLGFLRAPRPLAALAPLCWELFPHSPHGPSLCLRAPGDPQFLPLARPLALAVMRLDMAVEEQLKSLGQASPSPALVPQISELLQLLPVYHQMLAVAVGGIPRAAQPFPPSRVLKLLARERGRQGAERLWMALQESKLRTQLHTLCREERELLPGLLGLLGDTGAPGSGSRGLGGSRQLWGQYWSLFWVACAQNLGRRLGPWEDTQKAVQELRQALNQASLPQECEKELASLCHYLLRQTLTWTWDQGFCRALGSVRGDRGIVSMSWDGSPCMHTTDLLRQLFPLLISAHREPGSASCQFPGPGPPPLVLGLCTLQATTLWLLGKCQQYLASWAPGPLLLLTQRELPLLLCEAEALAALVSEGASVLEMNWQLGKEIRRLIAQIQVLPEKYLCLFSRECWRQAAKGFQLHMPQGRHWKLRLRSELPSIPSDYAELVVGAVLGPVLQGVQGLSPQAQGPPLTEALTALLDAWLNHILTQKIRFSLQGALQLRQDFALVRSLLEEEQWGLSPELRQALLTLSIFQRADGALLCLLQQPMPRNRTYGGSPCCCTCNKIQIPELPSSSLNSLENLEPPSLRPGVTFVQTAQLLSNLRGGGPNPEAYLAGNQQAWLALRQHRSPRWHLPGFLCMRTTPEP, encoded by the exons ATGTCGCGAACGTCCAGGTCTGGGGGGTTTTTGCCCCCACTGTGGCCTGCGCCCCCGGGGGAGCCAG GTGGTGTTTGGCAGGACAGCAAATTCGAGCCGGGACCGTTGTGGCCGCCCCGAAGTCAACCGTGGTGGACCCGGGCCCTTAAGGGGCAGGATGGGACGGTCCGGGAAGGAGAAGAGGCGGACTGGTCCGGCAGGGGAGCAAGGCGGTCTTCCTTCTCCGGACCCGGCTTGCCCGTGGCCCTGCAGCGGCTCCGGGCCGTCCTGCTGCGGCTGCAGAGAGAGCGCGAGGAGCTGCTGGTGGCCCGGGACTGCGCCCGCTCTCTGCAGAATGTGCTGGGCTTCCTGCGGGCCCCGCGGCCCCTGGCCGCCCTGGCCCCGCTCTGCTGGGAGCTGTTTCCACACAGCCCCCATGGCCCCTCCCTGTGCCTTCGGGCCCCCGGGGACCCCCAGTTTCTGCCTCTGGCACGGCCCCTGGCTCTAGCCGTGATGAGACTGGACATGGCCGTGGAAGAGCAGCTGAAGAGCCTGGGCCAGGCTTCCCCCAGCCCCGCCCTGGTGCCCCAGATCAGCGAGCTGCTCCAGCTTCTCCCCGTCTACCACCAGATGCTGGCCGTGGCCGTCGGGGGCATCCCCAGAGCAGCCCAGCCCTTCCCGCCTAGCCGGGTACTCAAACTATTGGCCCGGGAACGGGGCCGACAAGGGGCAGAGAGGCTCTGGATGGCCCTGCAGGAATCCAAGCTGCGCACTCAGCTGCACACGCTTTGTCGGGAAGAGCGGGAGCTGCTCCCTGGGTTGCTGGGCCTGCTGGGAGACACAGGGGCTCCGGGGAGTGGTTCTCGGGGCTTGGGAGGGTCCCGGCAGCTGTGGGGCCAGTATTGGAGTCTCTTCTGGGTAGCATGTGCTCAGAACCTTGGTCGGAGACTGGGCCCTTGGGAAGACACTCAGAAGGCTGTGCAGGAGCTGAGACAGGCACTGAATCAGG CGTCCTTGCCCCAGGAATGTGAGAAGGAACTGGCTTCCCTGTGCCACTATCTGCTTCGACAGACACTGACCTGGACATGGGACCAAG gCTTCTGTCGAGCCTTGGGATCTGTTCGTGGAGACCGTGGGATCGTGTCCATGTCCTGGGATGGCAGTCCCTGCATGCATACTACTGATCTCCTCCGACAGCTCTTTCCTCTACTCATCTCTGCCCATAGAGAACCAGGATCTGCTTCCTGCCAGTTTCCAG GGCCAGGACCACCACCCCTAGTCCTTGGGCTTTGCACTCTTCAGGCCACCACCCTCTGGCTCCTTGGCAAATGTCAGCAGTATCTGGCCTCATGGGCCCCTGGACCCCTTCTGCTGCTGACCCAGAGGGAACTGCCT CTTCTCCTGTGTGAGGCAGAGGCCCTGGCAGCCTTGGTTTCTGAAGGAGCATCTGTACTGGAGATGAACTGGCAGCTGGGAAAAGAAATTCGGAGATTGATAGCTCAGATCCAG GTCCTGCCTGAGAAGTATCTGTGTCTCTTCTCCCGAGAATGTTGGCGACAAGCAGCTAAGGGTTTCCAGCTTCACATGCCCCAGGGTCGTCACTGGAAGCTCAGGCTTCGATCTG AACTTCCCAGCATCCCCAGTGACTATGCAGAGTTGGTAGTGGGAGCTGTTCTGGGACCTGTGCTGCAGGGGGTACAGGGATTGTCTCCCCAGGCCCAAGGGCCCCCACTTACAGAGGCCTTAACTGCACTTCTTGATGCCTGGCTCAACCACATTCTCACACAGAAGATACGGTTCAG CCTGCAGGGAGCATTGCAGCTGAGGCAGGATTTTGCATTGGTTCGGAGTTTGCTAGAAGAGGAGCAATGGGGTCTATCCCCTGAACTTCGTCAGGCTTTGCTCACACTCAGCATCTTCCAGCGGGCAGATGGGGCCCTGTTGTGTCTGCTGCAGCAGCCAATGCCGAGGAACCGTACCTATGGAGGGTCTCCATGTTGCT GTACCTGTAACAAGATCCAGATCCCTGAACTACCCAGTAGCAGCCTCAACAGCCTAGAGAACCTAGAACCGCCTTCCCTTCGTCCTGGAGTTACTTTTGTCCAAACGGCTCAGCTTCTCAGCAATCTTCGGGGTGGAGGACCCAACCCCGAGGCTTACCTGGCAGGCAACCAGCAGGCTTGGCTGGCCCTTCGGCAGCACCGATCCCCACGATGGCATCTGCCTGGCTTTCTTTGCATGAGAACTACTCCTGAACCCTGA
- the MRPL53 gene encoding 39S ribosomal protein L53, mitochondrial has product MAGAAGRKLGLQAVKRVLVRFCPFESNVEATRQFLQAVSSEKVRASNLNCTVQVDVRHDGSEPSVDVLFGDGDRLILRGAHLTAQEMLAAFSSRVLAKSTTSSGQKG; this is encoded by the exons ATGGCCGGGGCTGCGGGGAGGAAGCTGGGGCTGCAGGCGGTTAAGCGAGTGTTGGTTCGTTTCTGCCCCTTTGAGAGCAACGTGGAGGCGACGAG GCAGTTCCTCCAAGCAGTGAGCAGCGAGAAGGTGCGCGCCTCCAACCTCAACTGCACCGTGCAGGTGGACGTGCGGCACGACGGCTCCGAGCCCTCCGTGGACGTGCTTTTCG GAGACGGAGACCGGCTGATCCTTCGCGGCGCCCACCTCACAGCGCAGGAGATGCTCGCAGCCTTCAGTTCTCGAGTCCTGGCCAAGAGCACCACCTCTTCCGGGCAGAAGGGCTGA
- the MOGS gene encoding mannosyl-oligosaccharide glucosidase, whose amino-acid sequence MARGERKRRAGPPAEAPGPRAPDKAGRRREGRFGVGPGSGPRRGPGGRGAGSQGPGTAALAALGLALALGLGLGLSWRGIVAWQRARRAVTLHPAPPALPPNSSSAAAAPDLFWGTYRPHVYFGMKTRSPRAPVTGLMWLQQGTPPGMPGQLRHTCEQGDGMGPYGWELHDGVSFGRQRLHDGPLLLTTEFVKRPGGSHGGDWSWRITAEPQTRESPVLPLLSLFFYVATDGQGTLRPEPGTGGQLNGIDGHTEELGDFRLILLPPTNVKGTALKHGSYNSLWMPSPGLHLLTEAVKNRLNRWFQHRPPGGSPERYLGLPGSPQWEGESLKSGHSAQGQIVVQQLTLKPPFRVELVFESGSVGWGESRPGGRLAGPVLSQALDTHVTAFTDRFEDTFRLGARGLSAGEQALGQAALSGLLGGFGYFYGQGLVLPDPGDDEGPEEDPAPAPSLFPPAPLFTAVPSRSFFPRGFLWDEGFHQLVVYCWEPRLTREALGHWLGLLNADGWIGREQVLGDEARVRVPPPFLVQRAAHANPPTLLLPVMRMLDSGDTADMDFLRTAFPRLQAWFSWLQQSQAGPVPLSYRWRGRDQAAPGLLNPKTLPSGLDDYPRASHPSPDERHLDLRCWMALGANILAQLAQKLGKTQAETELAELAAKLRDESGLDSLHWAPELGVFADFGNHTGAVRLARGPQGLVRVVGRPPHLQYVDALGYVSFFPLFLRLLSPTSPHLGPLLDLLADSRHLWSPFGLRSLSASSPLHGQRNSEHDPPYWRGAVWVNINYLALGALFHYGHLEGPHQAQASQLHTQLRTNLVGNVWRQYRDTGFLWEQYSDRDGHGMGSRPFQGWTSLVLLAMAEDY is encoded by the exons ATGGCAAGGGGAGAACGCAAGCGCCGGGCGGGTCCTCCCGCGGAAGCCCCCGGGCCGCGAGCTCCGGACAAGGCCGGCAGGAGGCGGGAGGGCCGGTTTGGGGTGGGGCCAGGCTCGGGGCCCCGGCGTGGGCCTGGAGGTCGCGGCGCTGGGAGCCAGGGGCCGGGGACCGCGGCTCTGGCCGCCCTGGGCCTGGCGCTGGCGCTGGGTCTTGGCCTGGGCCTGTCCTGGCGCGGAATCGTGGCGTGGCAGCGGGCGAGGCGCGCCGTAACCCTGCACCCGGCGCCTCCCGCGCTGCCGCCCAACAGCTCCAGCGCCGCGGCCGCCCCGGACCTTTTCTGGGGCACTTACCGGCCACACGTCTACTTCGGCATGAAGACCCGCAGCCCGCGCGCGCCCGTCACGG GCCTGATGTGGCTGCAGCAAGGGACCCCCCCAGGAATGCCGGGCCAGCTCCGGCACACGTGTGAGCAGGGAGACGGGATGGGCCCCTACGGCTGGGAGCTGCACGATGGGGTCAGCTTCGGGCGGCAGCGGCTGCACGACGGACCCCTACTGCTCACCACCGAGTTTGTGAAGAGGCCGGGCGGAAGCCACGGCGGGGACTGGAGCTGGAGGATCACGGCTGAGCCCCAG ACTCGAGAGAGCCCTGTGCTACCTCTGCTCTCTTTGTTCTTCTACGTGGCCACTGACGGACAGGGCACATTGAGGCCAGAGCCCGGGACAGGGGGGCAGCTGAATGGCATTGATGGCCACACGGAGGAGCTTGGTGACTTCCGCCTCATCCTTCTTCCCCCTACCAATGTCAAAGGGACAGCCTTGAAACATGGCAG CTACAACAGTCTCTGGATGCCCAGCCCAGGGTTGCATTTGTTGACGGAAGCTGTGAAGAATCGGCTAAATCGATGGTTTCAGCACCGCCCCCCTGGTGGTTCTCCAGAGCGATATCTGGGCTTGCCTGGATCCCCTCAGTGGGAAGGGGAAAGCCTGAAATCAGGCCATTCAGCACAAGGACAGATTGTGGTCCAGCAGCTGACGCTAAAGCCACCCTTCCGAGTTGAGCTGGTTTTTGAATCAGGAAGCGTGGGCTGGGGGGAATCTCGTCCTGGGGGTCGTCTGGCTGGGCCAGTATTATCCCAGGCCCTGGACACCCATGTCACAGCTTTCACAGACCGATTTGAGGATACCTTCAGGCTGGGAGCACGAGGCCTGAGTGCAGGAGAGCAGGCTCTGGGTCAAGCAGCCCTAAGTGGGCTCTTGGGGGGCTTTGGCTATTTCTATGGACAAGGCCTGGTGCTACCAGATCCTGGGGATGATGAAGGACCTGAAGAGGACCCGGCCCCAGCCCCATCCCTTTTTcctccagctccactcttcacaGCCGTCCCTTCAAGATCCTTTTTCCCTCGTGGCTTTCTGTGGGATGAAGGTTTCCACCAGCTTGTGGTGTATTGTTGGGAGCCACGTTTGACCAGGGAGGCCCTGGGCCACTGGCTCGGACTGCTTAATGCTGATGGCTGGATCGGGCGAGAGCAGGTGCTGGGAGATGAGGCCCGGGTCCGGGTCCCACCACCGTTCCTAGTACAGAGAGCAGCCCATGCCAATCCCCCAACTCTCTTGTTGCCTGTGATGCGCATGCTGGACAGTGGAGACACTGCTGATATGGATTTCTTACGTACAGCTTTCCCCCGTCTCCAGGCCTGGTTCTCTTGGCTCCAACAAAGCCAGGCAGGCCCTGTTCCTTTGTCCTATCGCTGGCGAGGACGCGACCAGGCTGCTCCTGGTCTGCTGAACCCCAAGACATTGCCCTCAGGCCTGGATGACTACCCTCGAGCTTCACACCCATCACCAGATGAGCGACATTTGGACCTGCGCTGCTGGATGGCACTTGGTGCCAATATCTTGGCCCAGCTGGCacaaaaacttgggaagactcaGGCAGAGACTGAGTTGGCTGAGCTTGCAGCCAAACTGAGGGATGAGAGCGGTCTGGACTCATTGCACTGGGCCCCCGAGTTGGGTGTCTTTGCAGATTTTGGGAATCATACAGGAGCTGTTCGCCTTGCAAGGGGTCCCCAGGGGCTGGTCCGAGTGGTGGGCCGTCCTCCCCATCTACAGTATGTTGATGCATTGGGCTATGTCAGCTTCTTtccactgttcctcagactgctGAGTCCCACCTCCCCACACCTAGGCCCCCTGTTGGACCTGCTGGCAGACAGCCGTCACTTATGGAGTCCTTTCGGTTTGCGCTCACTGTCTGCCTCCAGCCCTCTCCATGGACAGCGAAATTCAGAGCACGACCCACCATACTGGCGAGGGGCTGTCTGGGTTAATATTAACTACCTAGCATTGGGTGCCCTATTTCACTATGGGCACCTGGAGGGGCCCCACCAAGCCCAGGCATCACAACTCCACACCCAGCTGCGAACCAACCTTGTGGGTAACGTGTGGCGACAGTACCGGGACACAGGCTTTTTATGGGAACAGTACAGTGATCGGGATGGTCACGGCATGGGCTCCCGGCCATTCCAGGGCTGGACCAGTCTTGTACTGCTTGCTATGGCAGAGGACTATTGA
- the TTC31 gene encoding LOW QUALITY PROTEIN: tetratricopeptide repeat protein 31 (The sequence of the model RefSeq protein was modified relative to this genomic sequence to represent the inferred CDS: inserted 2 bases in 2 codons) — MAPVRKSDRRLHLACPIQDKPPPWDADPRFCREFGPEDYGDEDIVAFLRRLMARDPHGRHRIRMNGNSGRLQLWHYDPSLDDFYDEEEEEGEGEGEGARGRSKIQSTLCGFQKSLLCHPSRTWSSPSPSPPPRPWSSPSPPRSAFSRGRPPSPLGPSLLQLEMPQKLLVTEEEADRLAEELVAEEERAKRRAEKKRLKKKRQKERKRQERMEQESGVGKQVMDGAAAAAGPAAGASRLTSSPQSPSQGSSNEEEELDLSSTFVSQARRKVGDRPPNTRRDKGLXPEPHSWSCQSPSPQEGSRRLSPQPEALPGLQAAALRQSQELAELGTAAAWRGLYQEAVLLFTKAIKLNPRDYRLFGNRSFCHERLGQPGWALGDARVALNLRPQWPRGLFQLGKALVGLQRFKEAADVFRETLAMDKSQPDAVHELQQCLLQLSLQEHQGGIHGAALKPRTPQQLPHSEAGVQGLLPLSHSAAVSSQIQGLLPPPRFPSAXWPITQTQSGGFWSSQLQDFAKARGILGQPPRLPPSRFGPRPFILPVPVPVLLPSVQHLQLPKTWSL; from the exons ATGGCGCCAGTTCGAAAGAGCGACAGGCGCTTGCATCTGG CTTGCCCCATCCAGGACAAGCCCCCGCCTTGGGATGCCGACCCCAGGTTCTGCCGGGAGTTTGGGCCTGAGGATTATGGAGATGAG GACATAGTAGCTTTCCTTCGGAGGCTCATGGCACGTGACCCTCATGGCCGACACCGAATCCGAATGAATGGAAACAGTGGTAGACTACAGCTGTGGCATTATG ACCCCAGCCTGGATGATTTctatgatgaggaggaggaagaaggggagggggaaggggaaggggccAGGGGTAGGAGTAAAATTCAGAGTACCCTTTGTGGTTTCCAAAAGTCCCTTTTATGCCACCCCTCTAGAACTTGGTCCAGTCCCAGCCCTAGCCCCCCACCCCGGCCTTGGTCAAGTCCCAGCCCCCCACGATCAGCCTTTTCCCGTGGCCGTCCTCCCAGCCCTCTTGGCCCATCCCTACTCCAACTGGAAATGCCCCAGAAGCTGTTGGTGACTGAGGAG GAAGCTGACCGCTTGGCTGAGGAGCTTGTGGCTGAGGAGGAGCGAGCAAAGAGACGAGCAGAAAAGAAACGACTAAAGAAGAAG CGACAGAAGGAGCGGAAACGTCAGGAGCGAATGGAACAGGAGAGTGGGGTGGGCAAG CAGGTAATGGATGGGGCTGCAGCAGCAGCag GCCCAGCAGCAGGGGCAAGCAGACTTACCTCCAGCCCCCAAAGCCCTAGTCAGGGTAGCAGCAATGAAGAA gaagaattggatttgtcAAGCACCTTTGTGTCCCAAGCCCGGCGCAAGGTTGGTGACAGACCTCCAAATACCCGAAGAGATAAAGGGT AGCCTGAGCCCCACAGCTGGAGCTGCCAGAGCCCGAGCCCACAGGAAGGGAGCAGGCGTCTGAGTCCTCAGCCAGAG GCACTCCCTGGATTACAGGCAGCTGCCTTAAGGCAGAGCCAAGAGTTAGCAG AGCTGGGTACAGCTGCAGCCTGGAGGGGCTTGTATCAGGAAGCTGTGCTCCTCTTCACGAAAGCTATAAAGCTCAACCCTCGGGATTACAG ACTCTTTGGGAATCGGTCGTTTTGCCATGAGCGGCTGGGCCAGCCTGGTTGGGCCCTGGGGGATGCAAGAGTTGCCCTCAACCTGCGACCACAATGGCCCCGGGGCCTGTTCCAGTTGGGCAAGGCTCTGGTGGGACTACAG AGGTTCAAGGAAGCAGCTGATGTGTTCCGAGAGACTTTGGCCATGGATAAGTCCCAACCAGATGCTGTCCATGAACTCCAGCAGTGCCTCCTTCAGCTCAGTCTG CAGGAACATCAAGGGGGAATCCACGGTGCAGCTTTGAAACCCAGGACTCCACAGCAGCTACCCCACTCAGAGGCTGGGGTCCAGGGGTTACTCCCTCTAAGTCATTCTGCTGCAGTATCCTCTCAGATCCAAGGCCTCCTGCCTCCTCCACGGTTCCCCTCTG CTTGGCCCATCACCCAGACTCAGAGTGGTGGTTTCTGGTCCTCCCAGCTTCAGGATTTCGCCAAGGCAAGGGGCATTCTAGGACAGCCACCACGCCTGCCTCCATCCAG